TGGCTGTGGATAGTACTGTTGTGTTTGTGAAACTGGAGGTGGCACATTGTAACCTCCATAATTAACttgaggtggaggaggaggataaTAATGATGACTTTGTTGTGAATGTATTTCATGTGTTGATATAGACGTATCTTGAATGGGTACAGTTATCAGATTTGTTCTTAATGGAGCATTACTTGGTGGTGGTGGCTGAGAACTTTGAGAATAATTTTGCATCGATATTAGTGACTGTGGCCTATGCTGTTGCCTATGTTCCACTGGTATCTGACTGACCATAGAATTCACTCTAGGATCGTTTCCCATTATTGGCTGAACCATATGCGATTGCACCGACTTTATACGAGTATTCTGCATAGCAACTGATGGAACTTTTGTTAATTGAGACTCTATTTCTGACTTAGTATGGACATATTGAGGAGGATCAACTTGCATTCCTTGAACTTGTTGTGGTGGGGCTGAGATATGACGATGATTTATATGTGCCTGCACAAATCATATCATACAGTACCAgaattaaaacattttataaaatttgaataAGTTCTGTCTAATTACCTGCAAATCTCTTTGACTAAGATATGTTCTTCTGCAACCTGCATTTCCATATCTAGTTCCTCCATGCGTGCACATGAACACAGTACCCAAACCAGTTTGTTCGACTCTAGAAACCTTTTCCATACAACGTGGACAAACTTTGTCTTCCCTTTTAGCACAagacaagcaaaacacatgtttacaAGGTATCTAAAACATtagttttaagaatttttaatgTTAAATAAGAAAATACATACACAATACATAAATTTGTTTGTTACTTAAAAAATTAAAACACAAGCATTGCTTACCATACGTCCATAGATGAGAATTGGTTTCAGACACTTGTCACAACAGTGTATCATAGGATTTAAAACTTTCTCTCCAATAAGATTCACTCTATGGTCCCATCTTAAACGGAGCATTGGCTCAGGGGGTCCCCTGTTAATAGTTGTGAAAGTTGGAGCCTCCAGTTGTGATATATCAGCCTCCAAATCAAATTGTTGTTCCAAGGGAGGTTGTTGTGCTGGTGGGGCTTCATGCTCTTCCAATTCTGTTCCAGGTGTTTCTGTTGGTGTCTCTTCAACTTGTTGTGTGGTATCTTCTTCATCACTTTCAATAACCTGACTCaggtaataaaaataatattaggtCTGGGAAAAAGTTCGTGGCGTTTTTCCGATAGATGTcgtcaattgttaataattcaCGAAGAACTTATTGCAACAATACCACTAAACACTTTATTTAAAGGTGACACATTGAACATAATTTTGAGCGTATAAACATCGGGGTGGTGCAGTACTTGGAAAGTTGTTGGCGTTTGAAAATGGAGGGAAGTAATGAGAAATTTTGCTATATTTTACAATATCATTACGATAAAGGGAAGAACGCTGTGCAGGCTTGTGAAAAAATTTGTGCTGTGCATGGTGAAGGTACATTATCAAAATCAGCTGCGCGGAAATGGTTCACTCGCTTTCGTTCTGGTAATTTTGATGTGAAAGACGAGTCACGCTCTGGTCGTTCAGTTACTGAAAAAGCTaatgaaattgttgaaaaagtccAGCAAGATAAGCATATTAGCAGTGTCGATGTTGGTATGGAGTTGGATACAAACAGAAGCTGGATGTTTGGGTTCCTCATGAGTTGAGCGCGGAAAACATGATGAATCGAATCAACATCTGTGATGCGCTGCTGAAATGTAATGAAATCGAGCCATTTCTGAAACGTGTCATAACcggtgatgaaaaatggatcacGTACGACAATCGGAAGCGCCAAAGAACATGGACAAAAGATGATGAGCCGTCACAAGTGTTCGCGAAGCCAAGATTGACGCTAAAAAAGGTGATGCTGTGTGTGTGGTAGGACTGGAAGGGAATCGTCCACCATGAGGTACTTCCAGTTGGTCAGACGATTAATTCTCAACTCTATTGTGAACAACTGGAGAGATTACGCCACGCAATTGAAAAAAAGACAGCCTGAATTGCACAATAGGAAAAGTGTTGTCTTCCATCACGACAATGCTCAACTACACATTTCTTTGATGACCCGTAAAAAATTGCGAGAGTTTGGTTGGGAAATTTTGATGCACCTACTATATAATCCAGACATAGCACCCTCTATCTATTACTTGTTCCGATCTCTGCAGAACTCTCCCGAAACTCCCCGTTCCGAACTCTCTCAATGGAATTAAACTAGCTTCAAAAGAAGCCTCTGAAAACCACTTGATTCAGTTTTTTAACCAGAAACTACAGAAGTTCTTCATCGATGGTATCATGATTCTACCCAAAAGATGGCGAAACATTGTCGATAATAATGGAGCATATttgatttaaataaattcattttcacaaTATAAAAAATCCAGTTGAATTTTACTAACAAAACGCCACGAACTTTTTCCCAGACCCAATACTTATTTATATGACATGTATTATAGAATAGCATAAAAAGCTTACATGTGTATTGTAAAATAATGGAAAAGTTTACCTTTACTTGCTTTTTAGATCTACCTCTGGCACGACCTCGTGCTCGACCGCGTGCTCTACCACGAGTCCTACCTCTCATTCTTTTACTTCCATCTTCCTCCATTactaaaacaaattttcattaactgtaaaaataaaaattaatgccAAACGTCTGATATGAATTGTATAGTATATTTCTAAACATAAAGTTCTAGAAATAACACATAaaagataattataaaatatgcaAAAAATGAATATTATGTATTGCTAAAATCATAATAAACAAATACAAAAAAAACGTAAATACCATATGTTTAACGATACCGAACTTACTAAATGAATACATTACATACGTGTATAAAACAGGTgaaacgattttcaaattcaataTATTCAAAACATCACTTATTAATTATAGGTTATATTTCTAATTCTAAGTAATGCAATTCTAAATTTGAATTCATACTTGCGTTAAAAAGATTTATTGTAACGCGTGTCACAGAGAGTCAAGTTACTcacatttaaataataattaaaggaAAAAGGTTTTTACTACTATACTGTCCAGTATTTTACATTAAACTTCGTCATTTCACATAGTGAATGAAgaaatacatatgtatgtacataatcTGTTGCTACAACCATCATTGTAGTAATCCATGTGACGCAATACAGTCATGTCTCACCATAGTAAGCCATTCTACTTCATGATGTAGCCCGTGACTTTCCCCTTGCCCGCCGCGAGGCATGTTACTAATCATATAGTGTTAGAATATCATATATgtggtaataatattattatctacgTGTattgtatcttcaaattcaattgTATTCTTATGTAAAAGTATTTGTTTATTTCTGGGACCACTTCAATAGTTGATTCCGTTCCAATATTgtttgcaatattttaaaaattaattatcaatatttaaaatattaatatattgattTTTCGATGTATATAATGTACAAAATTTGtaatgtattatattgtattatattatatatgtcgTTTTTCTATTATTAATTAGATATACGCGCGTACATGTATAGCGGCTCGTCCCCGTCGCTCACCACCAGAGGGACTTCTTTCTGCAATCATCTAATTCGTCTCAGTTCCTCAACTGTCCTTCCGATATCTCCACGTCTAAGGCCCACTAGATAGCATTACTGATAAGTCCTCCAGCGGGACCAGAACGAAATGCTATCATAAAGTTATCCCACAAGTGTCTTTTATATTAAAATGTGTTGTGTATAAAATAATTGTACGTAGCTATTGTACATAAAATGTGTATCATCTATTAGACAAAATAGATATTTATGCATAAGAACGTACCCATAAGTCTCTGGTACCATAAAACAGAACCATAAGAAAATGAAGACTGAGAACTGTATTGTTGGTGTTTTTTGTATAGATACAATAGTGAAGGTTACGTTCGAAAATTGTGCTTAACTTTCGTGAATTAAGCCATTAATGGGACATTTTCTTATTTACACAACGTGGAAAGCAAAAAACTACATTTCTTCATTCATAAATATCTGTATGCACGAATTATTAAAGCCGAAAGAAACTTTCTTAACCTCTACTTCGATTTTAAATTTGAAGCGGCATCAAGTATCATAGCAATCTAACATAACGTTAAGATATGTTTATACAATATACGATATAAACAGCAGAAAAGATACATATTCAATAGTACATAACCTTGCAAACATATTGACAAGATTGAGATTGCAAACataaacaatataatacaatga
This genomic stretch from Megalopta genalis isolate 19385.01 chromosome 5, iyMegGena1_principal, whole genome shotgun sequence harbors:
- the Hakai gene encoding E3 ubiquitin-protein ligase Hakai isoform X2, whose product is MEEDGSKRMRGRTRGRARGRARGRARGRSKKQVKVIESDEEDTTQQVEETPTETPGTELEEHEAPPAQQPPLEQQFDLEADISQLEAPTFTTINRGPPEPMLRLRWDHRVNLIGEKVLNPMIHCCDKCLKPILIYGRMIPCKHVFCLSCAKREDKVCPRCMEKVSRVEQTGLGTVFMCTHGGTRYGNAGCRRTYLSQRDLQAHINHRHISAPPQQVQGMQVDPPQYVHTKSEIESQLTKVPSVAMQNTRIKSVQSHMVQPIMGNDPRVNSMVSQIPVEHRQQHRPQSLISMQNYSQSSQPPPPSNAPLRTNLITVPIQDTSISTHEIHSQQSHHYYPPPPPQVNYGGYNVPPPVSQTQQYYPQPQHPAQVSYVPPPPPQQQQYVSSTPTSIRPSPTGYIQDPSYGPPPPQQQAPPPQSQWSQHQQQFYR
- the Hakai gene encoding E3 ubiquitin-protein ligase Hakai isoform X1 — protein: MAYYVMEEDGSKRMRGRTRGRARGRARGRARGRSKKQVKVIESDEEDTTQQVEETPTETPGTELEEHEAPPAQQPPLEQQFDLEADISQLEAPTFTTINRGPPEPMLRLRWDHRVNLIGEKVLNPMIHCCDKCLKPILIYGRMIPCKHVFCLSCAKREDKVCPRCMEKVSRVEQTGLGTVFMCTHGGTRYGNAGCRRTYLSQRDLQAHINHRHISAPPQQVQGMQVDPPQYVHTKSEIESQLTKVPSVAMQNTRIKSVQSHMVQPIMGNDPRVNSMVSQIPVEHRQQHRPQSLISMQNYSQSSQPPPPSNAPLRTNLITVPIQDTSISTHEIHSQQSHHYYPPPPPQVNYGGYNVPPPVSQTQQYYPQPQHPAQVSYVPPPPPQQQQYVSSTPTSIRPSPTGYIQDPSYGPPPPQQQAPPPQSQWSQHQQQFYR